From Aspergillus luchuensis IFO 4308 DNA, chromosome 2, nearly complete sequence:
CGTCCCGAGGCGGTCAAGTGTTTATCCGGCAGAACCAACAAACCGGGCGGTGTAGCGTAGAAACTTAAGACAGACAAACGGAGGGTGTTTCTTCGTGCGGGATCATAGATTGTTGACTAGTATTTACGGGATGTACATCAATCGCCGGGGCAGCCTGTTTCTGTGCATTTGCACGGCCGCAACAATGAAAAAGAACCAAACTCTCGCTACGTAACTCCAGATGATCATGCCACACAACGCCTTTTGCTGCCTCGACTCCGATACCTGCCAACCAGCCCATCAATACGACTGGCAGCGCGGACCCCTTTCGGAGACGGCCATGCAATGTGAACAAGTCCAAGGAACATTAGCATAATGACAAATGAAAGGGTATGTAAACTGTAATGCATAGCAAAAGTTACACTCAGGAAGGCATGCCTGCCGCCGTCATAGCGCCTAGAGGATGCAATATGATAGAAGTAGGCCGAGCCAGTTACTCGTCGCTATCATTGCCAGCATCGTCGTGCGCGTCTTCAGGCGAGGCCTGACGGTCGGCGTCGTGCTCaccctcgtcttcctcttgctTGGCAGGTTCAGCATCGTTCTCCGGATTCTCGGGGGGTGGAGGCATCGACTCGGCAAACTTCGGGTCAATGGCGGCCCTGTGCAGAGAGCGCTTGTAGACTTCTGCCTCGTCGGGATCGCGCACCACCACTTGGATCTGATCGACCTGATCCTCCTTGGTCTTCGGACGGGTAGGTGCCAGACCAGCCTGAGCGATGGTGCGGGCTCTCTCAGGCTTGAGACGGGTCTTTCCGAGAATGGGGTAGTAGTACGCGGCCCTTTGCCTTGAGTCGAGACCGTCGCGCTTTCCATCCTTCACTTCCTCCGGGTCAAAGAGCGTCAATGCAAtgtccttctgcttctggtcgTTGCCCAAAGTCTGAGCGCTCGTAGCGTAGGTGCGGACACGGTCGAAGCGGTGGAACTTAGTATTGTCGGCTCCGTCGTGAGTGTACAGCGCTTCATTATCGCGGTCCGGGTTGGTGATGCGCAGACTTGCCGAAACATTCTTGGccgcatccttcttctcaggcAGATAGAGATCGTAATCCCATGGGATAGGACCTGGGTCAGGGTACAGGTTGGGGTTCGTCTTATACAAGGCCGCCTTCGTGTTGTGCTCTTGGCAAACGCGTTCCTCTGGTGCCGATGGAAGCAGTATAGCCACATCCATGCGCTTGTCTCTCTTGCCTGAAACATCCTGAACAGGCGCCTTGTCAAACTTGAATTGGACAAAACCACCCGGGTCCGGGAATCCTTCCAGATCGGGGAGGAGCGGATAGAATCCGACAGGCTTCAGCTTAGGGTTATCAGGATGCACTGGGTGGGCCCATGCATCGTGTTCAAGCTTCGTAGGAGTGTGGCCTTTAATCTTGCTAGCTGTATCTTCACCGACGTGCTTGCTGTGAGGATACGCAATATCGAAACCTTTCTGGAGGTATTTCTTGATGTAGGTCGGGTCATCCTGCGACTTGGTCTTGTCCATCCCGCGCTTCGTCCGGATGGGAGCGACCTTGGGGCCATCAGGCGCCCGAAGACCGGCGGAAATATACTGCGTACGGCGAAGGAAACTGACGTTGGTATTCTTCGGTGCCGGGTTCTTCAGCTGCTCCGGCGTCATCAGAAGCGCCAAATCAGCCTGGTCAATGGGTTCCGGGTTCTCAGGGGCCATAATCGCTGGATTTCCACCAATTGTCAGCCGccaatttaataaagatcaGATCATGCAAGCCGAAATACATACCGCTCTCATCGCCCAAGTGAAGCCCGGGAATACCGACCAAGTCGATTGGCATACCACCTTCCGCGTCAACATCAATGTTAGGTTCCTCGCGACGAGCCAAATTGGAGGCAAATCCCGGGGTCAAAAAACGGTCCAAGCCCTCATGTGGGATATCGAGGAACTTCGGGGGCATATCCGGAGGCGGCAGGTCATTTCGGTAGCGGAGAGAAGCAATGTACTCCTGGTGAAAGCCCCCGGAGGAGCTGCTGTCCTTGGATTTCGACATGCTCGCTCGGAACTCGGAGAGCACCAATTCCTTTGGTTCAGCGTCGTCAGAGGAAGGTGAACTGTACACTGTAACACACTTTAGTGGAGCTCCCAACTTGCGCGCGCGGCGACAGCTCGTTGAAACTTACGTGGCTCTGGGAGGGTAAGCGGGGGAATCTCAGAGGTGGGCACAAGATAACCAGGAGTTCTCCGGGGCCGACGAGTCACTATAAACTCCCTGGGAGCTTAAGGAGGCGATAACGTAGTCAGTGAGCACCGACAAACAGTATGCACGGTTGCGAGCATCGAGATGCAGGATAAACTTACATGGGGGTGGCCGGCTCATTTCTGCAGTATTTCACCGCCTGACTAGCAAAGTTAGCGTGAGTCAACGTGAATGAAGGTTCGGAGAAAGGATGCTCCGAGCATGCAGGCAGTTATAGTTGGATTGCAGTCTAAAAGGAAGTTGGCGTGAATCTTGTATCATACTACAGAATGTTCCATTCACTTGTCATTATTCGTATTTGATGCCTGTAACTCTAGGCTGCAGGATATGTGTGGATCAAACAGAAAGCTAGCTTGAAATTCAATAGAGTTACAAAATTGTGTCAGTCAACACCACCTTTCAGATCAGGAATAGCCAGAGCCCTCTGGGAAAGGCAGAAGATCAGTAAGCCCACATGCACTTGTATGCCATGAGCCTATGCCCCAGTCGGTCGTATTCCAGCTGGCCGATCCAGCTATCATTCGTTCCGCTTAACTTGCCGAAGACACTCGCTCCCTTCCAGACAACAACTTGCGGATCAAGGTCTCGCGGCGGTGTGCCAATCATGATCTCCTTAGCGAAAGCTGGTCGCAGAGCCTGTAGACGCTCCTCTAGGAACGAGTGGAATCCATTGACCAAGCTTCCACCTCCAACCACCATGATACCGCCGAGGAAGTCTCGCATTTTACGCTCATCCGATCGAGCTGCCTGAGCGATAGAGGTCAAGATCGCATTGTCCAGAGGGTATACGGGGAGAATGTCGTCCCTCTCTTCAACAGTGGGCCCACGAGGCTGCGACGTGCTCTGGCCTTGCCCGCTCGGGGCAGGGGTAGCAGCGCCGGCCTGAGGTGTACCGACTGCTTCCGGCGCAGGGGAGCCAGCGACTGAAGACCGTGGAGTTGCTTCAAGCTCTTGCACGCGACTAAGGGCATTGAACTGCTGGGCCCGGCTGGGGGTAGCCTGAACGTCCACGTTGTTCGACTGCGCATCGCCGTTCACCTGGCCGTTAGTGGGAGGGGGAGCGATGCTGGAAAGAATAAGTGATTGGGCGGCCGATGTCGGGTCATTAGGCTGTCCGTCGTAGATATCCACCGAGCGGGCAATCAGCTTTCTGCGTCCCTTGAGCTTCTGCGAGTGATCGAAAATGGTCGGCTGGAAGTAGCCCATCGGCGCCAGATGAACCTCGTCGTAAGCCTTAAAAGAGTACTTCCGGGTATCTTGACCAGCAACGCGGAGATGGAAATCGAAAACTTGCACCGATACACTCGCTTCATTCATGGTGCAAACGTTCCTTTTCAGCTCTTCTGCCAACAGGTAGTCGTATCGGCGCCAGAGGTTGATATCTGAGTAGGGGAAGTTGTCGTAAAGCATCATTTTTATGAACACTTCAGTGATATCCAACCCGCCATACTTCAGGTTCACGCGAGAGTTCTCAACGCACATGCCTTCCTCGACACAGCATATGGATGTCTTCTGGGCGCCAATGTCGACGACGCAAGCCGATGTGAATCCGGCGCCGAACGTAGCTGCAAGACTTTCCTGGATGAAGCAGACTCGTGCAAAGGCGAACTCTCTCATGAGCAACTCGAGTACTTGGGTGACATAAGACTTTTCGTAGATATCAGGGATAACGAAGACGCAGGAGTACTGAGGCCAATCCTTCTTGCTGGTGAGTCCCAGTTGGGTCTTGAAAGCATCCTCCAAGATGAGGGAGATgtcaagaaagagaagccgCTTATTATCATAATCTCGCTCATTGCACCAGCCATGCCTTATTGGCCAGTAAAGCTTATAGCGAGGCTTCGAATCATCGGGTATCCTCAGGGCCGCTTGTCCCACGATGTATTCGGGTGCCGGGTCAGGGATCTCGGTCCATTCCACGCGCATGGGATCGTTGTGTTCTGAAATAGTCTCTGGCACGGTCCTCCGGTTGAAGTTGACGACCATTTCCTTGGAGTTTGGCAGCGTTCGACGCTTGTTCTGTCGCATGTGGGTTTTGAGCTCCGCTGACATCGTCGTATACTGGGAAGCAAACTGTGACGGGTTAGGAGCCAAGACAATGAGCTAAAGTAGGCGAGGAACAAACCTCAGGGCCAAACATCTTCTCCGGGTCCATGGGTGAGCCATCGTCCAGTTTCAGCCGCTTGGGACAAGGTTCCTCTTGGTCTTCGGACTCGCTGGAAGCAGCCTTCCGCGCAATCACCATTGGCACAGTCTTAGGCAAAGCATCACTGGCCAATCCAATTCGCAGGTTTTGACTACCCACGTGGATAACAATAACCTTTGAGCCTACTGTTTCCGTAGCGGTGTCCTCCGCATCTTCCATGTTGGTATCGCCATCTTCCGCATCTGCTTCTGGCAGCCCTAGGTCGTTGGCCTTTGCCATGGCTAGGGCACGATCGCGGTCCTTGGCCGTTTTTGCCATCCGATTTCGATTCTCCTCATTCTGTAGTCTGAACGCCAGATACTGGTCATCGCGCTTCAGATAGTCTCTAGGAAGGAAATGATTGTCAGCGTTGAAGGTGGGGGGATAAAGGACGCAAGCAGAGTAGTCACAAAACTGCGTATCGAAGATGGAGGTATAGCGACGTACGTGTAGTAGTTCTTCTGGTTGATAGGAGGAATCTGCGGCCAGCTGGAAAGTTCCATATTGTTATCGGTCCGCTCCAGGCCTGGGCAGGTGTGTTAGCAGAGAAGGTATAATCGATAATTGGACCGCTGAACACGTACCTTCATCCCGAAGGAGAGCCTTTCCCGACTTCTTGCCGACCATGATGTTTTGCTAGACCGGCAGCCGGGTAATCTCTGAGTAGGGTGTGAGTGAGAGAAAGTTGACTGGGTCAAATCGCGAGCGGATCGCGAAGGATGTCGGAAGGAGTCGATTCGGATTCAGATCAGGTGCATCCCAACGGTGAGGTGGCgcgtggggggaagaggtgaagagggatgatggagcGAAAGGTGTCGTGgctgggagaaggggaaggagaggcagGAATCCGACGACAATGTGAATGATGGGAAACCAACACCGGCGAGCGAGCGGTAGTGAACCGCATCCCCATCCAAGCCCATCCTTAGTTGATTTGAGCTTGGGCCAGGCCGATCGGCAGGAGACCGCGGGCCAATGATGGCCTCCTACCATCCCTCCATGCCATTTAGTCAGCTCTTGATCGTGGCCTTGTCTCGTGTCAAGCTGTGTTTTATTCAGTTCCGTTAAATCGACCCTTCGTTGACCTGCTACATCTCCTCACATCCCCTTGGCTGGTGCTTCTCTGCTCGGAGCGAGTCCTTTTCGTGTTCGCCGCATCCTCTCCGCCACCGCTCGACGCCCGACCCTCCCTCCGCAATATCTCTCGCTAGTCCGTCATTCTCTTGTCCAACTCCGCGGTCCCCCCCTCTGTCCAAGTGTTACTCTGCTCCTGTCGCTGTCTAAAAATTGTCAACATGGGAGGCTCCTTGTCTCGTATGTGGTCCTTCCTCTggacgaagaaggagattcgcatcctcatcctcggttTGGTAGGTATATCCATGTTTTGGCACTAGGCATCCAGCTACTAGCGAGCTTCATACTAACCCGCGCTTCCATCTCTAGGATAACGCCGGAAAAACAACCCTTCTATACAGACTCAAGGTGCGTATAGTCTTGCAGAGCTGCTCGACTCTCAGCTAGAGGCCGTTATTGATGTGCCAGGAATAGATTGGTGAAGTTGTTACTACGATACCAACCATTGGTTTCAACGTGGAATCGGTGACGTATCGCAACCTGAATTTCAATGTCTGGGTGAGTAAACGCTGCAACTTTATTATGGACGCCCCTTGACAAATACAGAGTAACTGAGGTTACTGACGTACCGCTGTCGTCCAGGATCTCGGAGGTCAAACGTCCATTCGGCCCTACTGGCGCTGCTACTATGCGAACACCGCTGCTGTCATATTCGTCATTGATTCCACAGATATTGAACGTCTCAGTACGGCTGCCGATGAACTAGCGGCCATGCtgaatgaggaggagcttAGTGATGCGGCGCTGTTGGTATTTGCCAATAAGCAGGACCAGCCTGGCGCCAAAGGTGCCGGCGAGATATCAGAGGCTCTCAAGCTGGGAGAGCTACGGGATAGAAACTGGAGCATCGTCGCATGCTCTGCTATCGACGGTAAAGGTCTTAACGAAGGCATGGATTGGCTGGTGGTATGTGCAACCTCAAGCTCCTTTTACTTCACTTTGGATAAATGCTGACCAATTATCTACAGCAAACTCTACAGTCTGAAAATGCATGAGCGACGGTGTTATTGTACCATCTTATAGATTTCTTCGGATATATGTTCTCGCTTCCAGGTGGTAGGGATCGGCTGCTTACTGAACGCTTTCTCGTTCTTCCTTGGTGTCTTTCACTTATCCCCACTTTTAcatcctcttttctcttgcAACTCTGTTCAGGGCTCATGTCGTTTATACAGTATACCTTTTTGATATCGAACCCTTCACACTTAGTATAATATCATAATTATTTGAAATGACTGGATGTATTCTACAGCAATGATTTACGCCGCTCTTATGTTATGATTAGGTTGAAGTTGCAGGATCCCCCAACTTCAGTGCAGAGATGTGAAGACTTTAGCCAAGGATATTAAGAGATGTTCCCAGGTGTATATCGAAAGTATCATTTAAGCGGAATTcaaaacagaagaagtttaaatatattttggTCTCTTTTCAATCATATGGGCACTTTGATCTGTCTCCATGATTAGCTCGTAGACATGATTTTCACGACTAGCCCGTTTGGACAGAAGGATGAGCCATCAAGAACGCTCAGCAAAGCAGAGTTTGATCATATCGCAAAGCGATTGACGGAGAGTAGATAACAACTCTCCAATCTCTAAGCTCCTTATCATCTCCGAGCCTATCACTCACAAGGCACGTATCAGTCCCGATAGTAGTTAACTATAGGTTCGGACTAGCCTCCGGATAGATAATCTTGCACGATGAGGAGATAAACATTCATACTACCTGTGAGTCCTGTCTGATTTGCACAAGAGGTAAGTCAGACTCCTCGGATGCGAACCAGCACCACCTCTTCAGTGTCTTGGTCTATAACGGTCACTTGAGGGTTAATCTTGTGTATCCAAAGCAGTATATTTACCCCGCAACATCCCACCAGCCTTGCTCCGCATCTCCGCAACCACTTcacttactactacatacaacaTGGCTATTCCTCAAACCCAAATCGCAGCTGTTCTCCCACCTTCTGGGGCAAATGCCACTTCCAGATTACAGATCATAAATGACCGTTCGATTCCTGTACCTACTGAGGGAGAGGTCCTAGTCAAGCTCGAGTACTCCGGAGTATGCCATTCGGATGTCCACAGCGTGCGCGGGGAAACCCCCATGTTGACGGATGTAGCGGGTCATGAAGGAGTGGGAAAGGTGGTGAGAGGTAAGTGTCTCATGCAACTGCCTTGGTAGCATTTGTCCATACCTGACCTTTTATGCGCATAGTGGGCAGTGGTCTCGACGAGCAAACGTGGATGGGACGACGAGTTGGTATACGGTTCGTACGGCGATTGATATACAGAGACGGATCTTAATTGACGCTTTATGCAGATGGCTCTATAGCTCCTGTTTGGAGTGTGAGATTTGCGCTATCAATAATACGGCGTGTCCGTATCAGAAGAATGCCGGAGCGGTAGGAAGATACTGTTAGGCCTTATTAGTGTGGTTATGCTAATTAGGTGCAGAATGTCCCAGGAACATTTCAACGTGAGTGTCCTTAATGTTTCGGTTCTGGACCTATTTACTAACCAGTGTTTGGATTTCAGAATACGTCGTCAGTCCTGCGATTCATGCAACTATAATCCCTCCTGAGCTAGCACCGGACGTAGCTGCACCACTCTTGTGCGGTGTGTACAACTGGTCGCCCGGTATCTCGAAGTATCTAAGCTAATCTCACCGCAGCGGGCATCGCCATGTACTCCTCGATCATGAAGACCAAAACTCGACCCGGAGATTGGATTGTGCTTCCTGGAGCAGGTGGAGGCCTAGGACATATGTATGTGCATCTGCAGGTGTTTCTTCCCGGCAGATAAAGCTGACGGCATATAAGGGGTGTTCAGATTGCTGCTAAGAAGGGACTCAAAGTCATTGCAATTGACAGGTATGGTGCTACTATTATCGCATTGTCTTGTAGCTTACCCAGCATAGCggcgagaagaaaaagcagctGTGCCTCTCCCTAGGAGCCCACGCCTTCCTAGACTACAAAACAGACGACGTAGAGCATGAGGTAAAGGCTCTGACCTCAGGGCTAGGTGCGCATGCTGTCATCTGCACAGCCAATAACGAGCCAGCATACACGCAGAGTATGAAAATGCTTCGCAGCTTGGGTGTTTTGGTATGCGTCGGTATACCAAGTGTGCCGTTTAGGCTACCGGCGACGCCATTTGGGATGATTGTGAAAGGTGGGCTATCTTCGTCactgtcttcttccagctcgaATAATCACGATCAGATGCTGACATGAAACAGGACTAACAATTGTTGGCAACTCTGCCGGAACCGccaaggagatggaagagttgatggagatggctgTAAGAGGCGATGTGACAGCACATATTGAGTGCTTTGAATTCGACTGCATTGATGATGTCCTGCAGCGACTGGGGAGATCTGAGATCGAGGGACGGGCTGTTGTGCGCATTCCTGAGTAAACCGGAGTCTTTGCTCATTATCATCACATGCAGATAATATGATGACAAGCCACGTTCAGTACGACGTACAGTACAGTACATAGATATGCTTATATCCGAGCCATAGCAACAAACTGTCGGCCCTGACGATGATTATTAGCCGTTGATTTTGTGAGCTATTGACTCAGGTGATGTGTTGCGTGGTGATGTACGGAGGAATCAGGGCAGTTTGAGATGGGGCCAAATAGCCAACAGGGGGCGACTCATAACGTTCTAAACATTTCATTTCTGCTATTTCTGTCGGAAATCACGAGACGGTCTTTGAGCTTTTAAATAGGTGTCCAGAATTATTCTTGACAATACCATACACATATCCCCAAGAATACGAGCACAAATACGAGGCATCCTAATGCCCCTCGCTGATAAAGTCGCCACCAGCACCTACACTATTTGAAACTCACCTTCAGGAAGATAGGACTTAAGTGAAGGAACCCCTTAGCTTGTATATTTCAGATCATACTCATCGACATAATGAGTTCGATATTTTGTTGCCCCTCTATCAATCCGTACCGCCCACGGAAGCTCGATCACGAGGACAAATTCGAGGCATTCATGCAGTGGACCAAGCTTGAATCCTCCCCCACTCTGGACTTGGCCTCAGTAGGGGCTGACACCGTTCCTTATGCAGTTCAGCTTGTGAAGCAGGTCAACTTTGGGCCACAGGAGTCCATCAGATATTTCGCGCCAGCGGGGACTGGCTCCCAGTTCGTGGAAGTTGCCGAAGGAGATTTAATTGATTGGAACTTCGAAAAACTGAATTCGTACGTGATGACGATCAAAAGTTCAAACAAGATGTCGTTAAGATCATGAAGGTACAAGAACTTCAGATGTGAAAAACACAACAAGTTTTATGAAGTCAATCTTTACCAGAGGAATCCTACTATTTCGCATCATTGGCGGGTCAACCTCGCACGACCATCCCGAGATATCGATCTAGCCCTTCGAACGGAAGAGCATCAAATGAAGGAAATAAGGGTAGGGATCGAGAGCTCGGAATATAAGGCCGATTTAAGCCAAGGCGAAGCATCTGTTCGGAAACAACATGACCCTATAGCAAGATCACTTGAGGTCAGCCATCTCAGCTAACAGGGCATATCAGTTCATTGAAACAGTTTTAGGATATCCCTGCAAAGGGAACGGATTCAAAGTCTCCTGAAATGATTCCTCCAGCTGCCGATCCAGACAATTTGGCCTTGAAGAGTGTGCTGAGGTTCCTACTTCCGCCAGACCGGATATCCCTTAGGTCGAACCATCTCCTATCCCTACTATGCCTTGACTGGCTCAATCAGAAGTTTGATCTTGGGCTTAAGCTTGAACCCTCTTGGACATCTGGACTTACCAGTTCCAACATGATCGTATTCCTCTGTGGTTGTTTCGACTCTTCTGTCGACGATGAAGTCGATGTCGCGGAAGTAGAAGCCTTAGTTATACCTGCAATGAAAGAAAGTAAGCTAACTACGAGACAAAGGGTTTCAGGTCGGGACAGGTTGAAGCAGATTGTGACCAGGGTTCTTGATTATGGCATTGGGGTTGATTGGGTATCTAAGCATGGTGGTCATGTCCGGAGAGTCTTGGATTCTTTCCCCAGTGCGGACTTTCTTGAAGAATCATTGCGTGCGAATGAGAAATATGAAGGTGGCTGGAGTCATCAGGATGCTAGCGTGATCCAGAGTGCCCCTAATGAAGAGGTAGTACACCTAGATTGTTATATGACACCTGCTAACTAAGACAGCTTGACGAGGAGTCTTCGGTATGGTCAAGTCCTAGTGACAATTATTACCCGCAGCATGAGATTTACGATTATGGATATGGCTCCGAGTCCCCAAAAGACTTCACAGCTTGCGATAAAGAATGCGGGTACTGTGGCCATTGCGACTATTGAGCATGGATAGTTGCAGTAATATTCCCTTGATACAAAACATTGCCGTGAGATTGTGAGGGCGTGAGAGCAAATAGGGAGAATCTTTGGGCGTACTGAAAAAGTTCTTGTTGGAAGGAATTTGCAACCCTCAAAGTTGGTAAATGTTTAACAATCGGACAGTATGGTTGCAAGAAAAGCTTGATCATCGAGAATGCTACACCCAAAGGGCAATTATCGCTAATCTACTAATGCATTTTTCCTAGTATGTGCCTTGTCTCCTTCAAGCCCAGACCTACTTGCTTTTAGTATATGTCATTTCATTCGTCAATATCATAGCGGGTTCTCATGGTTTAGTATTTTGCTGGCTGGAAGATGTTTTGTTAAGTTTTCAACACTCTATTTTTCGACAATTGAAGCGCATCTACTGTATCTGCCACAAGGTAGTAAGTGGGAGTTAGACCAGGAAAAGTGGGTGATTGGTGTTCGTCTATACAGTCACGCAGCATCAATTCAGCCCGTTGCGATTGAGCACTATATACTGCTCATAAGTTTGGAGTCCAGTCGTGATCATCTAATAGGGAAATTCCTCGCAGGAAGATGGATATGTTGCTTTAGTGGGTGCTAGTGCATTGCGGAATTTCGGCTTGGTGACCGGTGCAGAAAATACTCTTGATACTCTATGAGCTTTTCAAGACATCGACGTCCAAATCATCAACCAGGAAGCAGACTGATCCGATCAGGATACTTGCCGTATTAGGCAGGTGTGCATTTAGCGACGATAGCTGTGGCTTAATGTCCTTTATTATGTACTTCACTCTCGTCTTCACTCTCGTCTTCGCTGTCCGACATACCTTCCATGAACCATTGCATGTCGATACCTCTAGCCTCACATTCCCGCCTCAACCTTTCTGTATCCGCATATTCTCtgtcggcttcttcttctaggAGAGCCATATTCAATCCCGCTGCTGCCCCACCCACTGTTGTTCCATCCGGTATCGTTTCATCATCTGATACAGGCGAATCCAGAGGATTGTCCCTGAGTTCCAAACTCTTCAAGTCAGGAAACAAACTTCGATCTTGAGCAACCATTAAGAGTTCCGCCAATAGACCACTATTATCGGGGAGAACATCGTGGACGGAAAGAGTTTGCAGGGAGCTCGGAAGCCTGTCAACAAGCCGACCAATGCTGGGTTTCTTGACAGCAGCGTGCGAAAAGATCGATACGAGGTGGGCATGCCGAACAGTCAAATGCTCAAGGGCAGAGAATTCTCGAAAGGATTCAAACGGGATGTTATCCTCACAAACCCTGATTCCCCCGTCCATGTAAAGACAAGTGCTGTATTTCTTATCATATGTCACGCTGAGAGATTTGAGGGTATCTTTGAACGGAAGAAGTGCCTGATAAAGTTTTCGAGTATCAAGGAGTTTTTCAATGTCCTCCAAGTCTGGGCGAAGTGAGGCCTCGATTGAGAAATGTTCCAATTCTTTGCATACTTTGAGCCACTTGAGCATCCCGGTGCACCCCCAGACATCGTCTAATGAGATCTGTTTAACAG
This genomic window contains:
- a CDS encoding uncharacterized protein (COG:S;~EggNog:ENOG410PQ16), producing the protein MSSIFCCPSINPYRPRKLDHEDKFEAFMQWTKLESSPTLDLASVGADTVPYAVQLVKQVNFGPQESIRYFAPAGTGSQFVEVAEGDLIDWNFEKLNSYKNFRCEKHNKFYEVNLYQRNPTISHHWRVNLARPSRDIDLALRTEEHQMKEIRVGIESSEYKADLSQGEASVRKQHDPIARSLEDIPAKGTDSKSPEMIPPAADPDNLALKSVLRFLLPPDRISLRSNHLLSLLCLDWLNQKFDLGLKLEPSWTSGLTSSNMIVFLCGCFDSSVDDEVDVAEVEALVIPAMKESKLTTRQRVSGRDRLKQIVTRVLDYGIGVDWVSKHGGHVRRVLDSFPSADFLEESLRANEKYEGGWSHQDASVIQSAPNEELDEESSVWSSPSDNYYPQHEIYDYGYGSESPKDFTACDKECGYCGHCDY
- the ARL1 gene encoding ADP-ribosylation factor family protein (COG:U;~EggNog:ENOG410PKEM;~InterPro:IPR005225,IPR027417,IPR006689;~PFAM:PF00025,PF08477,PF00071,PF01926,PF09439;~go_function: GO:0005525 - GTP binding [Evidence IEA]), coding for MGGSLSRMWSFLWTKKEIRILILGLDNAGKTTLLYRLKIGEVVTTIPTIGFNVESVTYRNLNFNVWDLGGQTSIRPYWRCYYANTAAVIFVIDSTDIERLSTAADELAAMLNEEELSDAALLVFANKQDQPGAKGAGEISEALKLGELRDRNWSIVACSAIDGKGLNEGMDWLVQTLQSENA
- the ARP8 gene encoding putative chromatin remodeling complex subunit (Arp8) (BUSCO:EOG0926248P;~COG:Z;~EggNog:ENOG410PKM7;~InterPro:IPR043129,IPR004000,IPR027668;~PFAM:PF00022;~go_component: GO:0031011 - Ino80 complex [Evidence IEA];~go_process: GO:0006338 - chromatin remodeling [Evidence IEA]), producing the protein MVGKKSGKALLRDEGLERTDNNMELSSWPQIPPINQKNYYTDYLKRDDQYLAFRLQNEENRNRMAKTAKDRDRALAMAKANDLGLPEADAEDGDTNMEDAEDTATETVGSKVIVIHVGSQNLRIGLASDALPKTVPMVIARKAASSESEDQEEPCPKRLKLDDGSPMDPEKMFGPEFASQYTTMSAELKTHMRQNKRRTLPNSKEMVVNFNRRTVPETISEHNDPMRVEWTEIPDPAPEYIVGQAALRIPDDSKPRYKLYWPIRHGWCNERDYDNKRLLFLDISLILEDAFKTQLGLTSKKDWPQYSCVFVIPDIYEKSYVTQVLELLMREFAFARVCFIQESLAATFGAGFTSACVVDIGAQKTSICCVEEGMCVENSRVNLKYGGLDITEVFIKMMLYDNFPYSDINLWRRYDYLLAEELKRNVCTMNEASVSVQVFDFHLRVAGQDTRKYSFKAYDEVHLAPMGYFQPTIFDHSQKLKGRRKLIARSVDIYDGQPNDPTSAAQSLILSSIAPPPTNGQVNGDAQSNNVDVQATPSRAQQFNALSRVQELEATPRSSVAGSPAPEAVGTPQAGAATPAPSGQGQSTSQPRGPTVEERDDILPVYPLDNAILTSIAQAARSDERKMRDFLGGIMVVGGGSLVNGFHSFLEERLQALRPAFAKEIMIGTPPRDLDPQVVVWKGASVFGKLSGTNDSWIGQLEYDRLGHRLMAYKCMWAY
- a CDS encoding zinc-dependent alcohol dehydrogenase (COG:Q;~EggNog:ENOG410Q2HF;~InterPro:IPR013154,IPR013149,IPR036291,IPR011032, IPR020843;~PFAM:PF00107,PF08240,PF13602;~go_function: GO:0016491 - oxidoreductase activity [Evidence IEA];~go_process: GO:0055114 - oxidation-reduction process [Evidence IEA]), whose protein sequence is MAIPQTQIAAVLPPSGANATSRLQIINDRSIPVPTEGEVLVKLEYSGVCHSDVHSVRGETPMLTDVAGHEGVGKVVRVGSGLDEQTWMGRRVGIRWLYSSCLECEICAINNTACPYQKNAGANVPGTFQQYVVSPAIHATIIPPELAPDVAAPLLCAGIAMYSSIMKTKTRPGDWIVLPGAGGGLGHMGVQIAAKKGLKVIAIDSGEKKKQLCLSLGAHAFLDYKTDDVEHEVKALTSGLGAHAVICTANNEPAYTQSMKMLRSLGVLVCVGIPSVPFRLPATPFGMIVKGLTIVGNSAGTAKEMEELMEMAVRGDVTAHIECFEFDCIDDVLQRLGRSEIEGRAVVRIPE
- a CDS encoding uncharacterized protein (BUSCO:EOG09264331;~COG:K;~EggNog:ENOG410PKD6;~InterPro:IPR007133;~PFAM:PF03985;~go_component: GO:0016593 - Cdc73/Paf1 complex [Evidence IEA];~go_process: GO:0006368 - transcription elongation from RNA polymerase II promoter [Evidence IEA];~go_process: GO:0016570 - histone modification [Evidence IEA]) gives rise to the protein MSKSKDSSSSGGFHQEYIASLRYRNDLPPPDMPPKFLDIPHEGLDRFLTPGFASNLARREEPNIDVDAEGGMPIDLVGIPGLHLGDESAIMAPENPEPIDQADLALLMTPEQLKNPAPKNTNVSFLRRTQYISAGLRAPDGPKVAPIRTKRGMDKTKSQDDPTYIKKYLQKGFDIAYPHSKHVGEDTASKIKGHTPTKLEHDAWAHPVHPDNPKLKPVGFYPLLPDLEGFPDPGGFVQFKFDKAPVQDVSGKRDKRMDVAILLPSAPEERVCQEHNTKAALYKTNPNLYPDPGPIPWDYDLYLPEKKDAAKNVSASLRITNPDRDNEALYTHDGADNTKFHRFDRVRTYATSAQTLGNDQKQKDIALTLFDPEEVKDGKRDGLDSRQRAAYYYPILGKTRLKPERARTIAQAGLAPTRPKTKEDQVDQIQVVVRDPDEAEVYKRSLHRAAIDPKFAESMPPPPENPENDAEPAKQEEDEGEHDADRQASPEDAHDDAGNDSDE